A portion of the Halobacterium zhouii genome contains these proteins:
- a CDS encoding Gfo/Idh/MocA family protein: MSIQRVRAGVVGVGSMGRNHVRVLRELPEANLVGVADADADRAADVAEKYGVPALDVATLLARVDAVVVAVPTPFHAELTEQAIDAGVNVLVEKPFVAERSEGERLIERAEDAGVALQVGHVERFNPGVETLRDVVGDRDLIAVDARRVGPPPDRDIEDSAVLDLMIHDIDVLLSIVDSEVETVSAVGARDNRHVTATFGFADGTMASLTASRVTQQKVRELSVTADDCRVNVDYTSQHVEIHRHSLPEYVETDGDVRYRQESVVEHPTVQTGEPLKRELSSFLHAARTGSTPEVTGADGLRVLDIAKRVDELAAANDEQEVTLQ; the protein is encoded by the coding sequence ATGAGCATCCAGCGAGTCCGAGCGGGCGTCGTCGGCGTCGGCAGCATGGGACGGAACCACGTTCGCGTCCTCCGGGAACTGCCGGAGGCGAACCTCGTCGGAGTCGCGGACGCCGACGCGGACCGCGCCGCGGACGTCGCGGAGAAGTACGGCGTGCCCGCGCTCGACGTCGCGACGCTGCTCGCGCGCGTCGACGCTGTGGTCGTCGCGGTGCCGACGCCGTTTCACGCGGAGTTGACCGAACAGGCCATCGACGCGGGCGTGAACGTGCTCGTGGAGAAGCCGTTCGTCGCCGAACGCAGCGAGGGCGAACGGCTGATCGAGCGCGCCGAGGACGCCGGGGTGGCCCTCCAGGTCGGCCACGTCGAGCGGTTCAACCCGGGCGTGGAGACGCTCCGGGACGTCGTCGGCGACCGCGACCTCATCGCCGTGGACGCGCGGCGGGTCGGCCCGCCGCCGGACCGCGACATCGAGGACAGCGCGGTGCTCGACCTGATGATACACGACATCGACGTGCTGCTGTCGATCGTCGACAGCGAGGTCGAGACCGTCTCCGCGGTGGGCGCACGGGACAACCGCCACGTCACCGCGACGTTCGGGTTCGCGGACGGCACGATGGCGTCACTGACGGCGAGTCGCGTCACCCAGCAGAAGGTCCGCGAGCTGTCGGTGACCGCCGACGACTGCCGCGTGAACGTGGACTACACGAGCCAGCACGTCGAGATCCACCGCCACTCGCTGCCGGAGTACGTCGAGACGGACGGCGACGTGCGCTACCGGCAGGAGAGCGTCGTCGAGCACCCGACGGTGCAGACGGGCGAACCGCTGAAACGCGAACTGTCGTCGTTCCTGCACGCCGCGCGCACCGGGTCGACGCCCGAGGTTACCGGCGCGGACGGCCTCCGGGTGCTCGACATCGCGAAACGGGTCGACGAGTTGGCGGCCGCGAACGACGAACAGGAGGTGACGCTGCAGTGA
- the wecB gene encoding non-hydrolyzing UDP-N-acetylglucosamine 2-epimerase: MKVASVVGARPQFVKAAPVSRALAAAGHEELLVHTGQHYDDMMSGVFFEELDIDEPAYNLDVGSDSHGRQTGRMLERFEAVVEDEDPDVVLVYGDTNSTLAGAVVAAKRDVTLANVESGLRSFEQSEPEEVNRVLAEQVSDVLFAPTDSAVENLARENVTGDVHQVGDVMLDVMLWARDVARDRSTVLDDLGLTDGEYALATVHRAQNTDDSDVLADVMTGLVEAPVEVVLPLHPRTEERLREYGFYDDVESGLTLVDPLGYFDFVRALEGASRVATDSGGVQKEAFFLDTRCVTLREETEWVETVEAGWNTLVGSDPDAIVRELGTDDVPDEKPDLFGDGTAAERIAAVLSEGDTAASVEERSPVRSTDGGTPE; this comes from the coding sequence ATGAAGGTCGCGTCGGTCGTCGGCGCGCGCCCGCAGTTCGTGAAGGCCGCGCCGGTTTCGCGGGCGCTCGCGGCCGCCGGCCACGAGGAACTGTTGGTGCACACCGGCCAGCACTACGACGACATGATGTCCGGCGTGTTCTTCGAGGAGTTGGACATCGACGAGCCCGCGTACAACCTGGACGTCGGGAGCGACTCCCACGGCCGACAGACCGGTCGGATGCTGGAGCGCTTCGAGGCGGTCGTCGAGGACGAGGACCCGGATGTCGTGCTCGTCTACGGCGATACGAACTCGACGCTCGCGGGCGCAGTCGTCGCCGCGAAGCGCGACGTGACGCTGGCGAACGTCGAGTCCGGCCTCCGGAGTTTCGAACAGTCCGAACCCGAGGAGGTCAACCGCGTGCTCGCCGAGCAGGTCTCTGACGTGCTGTTCGCGCCGACCGACAGCGCAGTCGAGAATCTCGCGAGAGAGAACGTCACCGGCGACGTCCACCAGGTCGGGGACGTGATGCTCGACGTGATGCTGTGGGCGCGCGACGTCGCCCGCGACCGCTCGACGGTGCTCGACGACCTCGGCCTGACCGATGGCGAGTACGCGCTCGCCACCGTCCACCGCGCGCAGAACACGGACGACTCCGACGTGCTCGCGGACGTCATGACGGGACTCGTCGAGGCGCCGGTCGAAGTCGTGTTGCCACTCCACCCGCGCACCGAGGAGCGCCTGCGCGAGTACGGCTTCTACGACGACGTCGAGAGCGGGCTGACCCTGGTCGACCCGCTGGGGTACTTCGACTTCGTGCGCGCCCTCGAGGGCGCATCCCGGGTCGCCACCGACTCCGGCGGCGTCCAGAAGGAGGCGTTCTTCCTCGACACGCGGTGTGTCACGCTCCGCGAGGAGACCGAGTGGGTCGAGACCGTCGAAGCGGGATGGAACACGCTCGTCGGGTCCGACCCGGACGCCATCGTGCGCGAACTCGGGACCGACGACGTGCCCGACGAGAAGCCCGACCTGTTCGGGGACGGTACCGCCGCCGAGCGCATCGCGGCGGTTCTCTCGGAAGGCGACACGGCAGCGAGCGTCGAGGAACGCAGTCCGGTCCGCTCGACGGACGGAGGCACACCAGAATGA
- a CDS encoding glycosyltransferase family 4 protein: MTARSDRPRVLNLVTSESARFFREQRDELLVQGVESESVEVPQPTPGRRSPVDYVRFGRRALARASGEFDVVHANYGLTAPAAFAASRAAGNLPVVLSLWGSDLYGPASGLSRVCARFADATIVMSERMARDLDQSCFVIPHGIDTEKFYPREQGNARADVGWADDRRHVLFPYGTDRDVKDYPRARRVADRAAEMVDAPVELQTVTGVSHAGMNAYYNAADALLLTSKREGSPNAVKEALAADAPVVATDVGDVRERLEGVTPAFVGDDDAELTAALARILRSGERSNGRTVVASECSVETMAERIREVYRRVR, from the coding sequence GTGACGGCGCGGAGCGACCGACCTCGCGTCCTGAACCTCGTGACCAGCGAGTCCGCGCGGTTCTTCCGCGAACAGCGCGACGAACTGCTCGTCCAGGGCGTCGAGAGCGAAAGCGTCGAGGTGCCACAGCCGACCCCGGGCCGGCGGTCGCCCGTCGACTACGTACGCTTCGGCCGGCGGGCGCTGGCCCGGGCGAGCGGCGAGTTCGACGTCGTCCACGCGAACTACGGGCTGACCGCGCCGGCCGCGTTCGCCGCCTCGCGGGCGGCGGGGAACCTGCCGGTCGTGCTCTCGCTGTGGGGGAGTGACCTCTACGGCCCCGCAAGCGGTCTGAGTCGCGTCTGTGCGAGGTTCGCGGACGCCACCATCGTGATGAGCGAGCGGATGGCGCGCGACCTCGACCAGTCGTGTTTCGTCATCCCCCACGGCATCGACACTGAGAAGTTCTACCCACGTGAGCAGGGCAACGCGCGCGCCGACGTCGGGTGGGCCGACGACCGACGCCACGTCCTGTTTCCGTACGGGACCGACCGTGACGTGAAAGACTACCCGCGCGCTCGCCGCGTCGCCGACCGTGCCGCCGAGATGGTTGACGCGCCCGTGGAACTCCAGACCGTCACGGGCGTCTCCCACGCCGGCATGAACGCCTACTACAACGCCGCCGACGCGCTGCTCCTCACCTCGAAGCGAGAGGGGTCGCCCAACGCCGTGAAGGAGGCCCTCGCCGCCGACGCGCCCGTGGTCGCGACCGACGTCGGCGACGTTCGCGAGCGCCTCGAGGGCGTCACGCCGGCGTTCGTCGGCGACGACGACGCCGAGTTGACCGCAGCCCTCGCGCGCATCCTCCGCAGCGGCGAGCGCTCGAACGGCCGTACCGTCGTGGCCAGCGAGTGCTCCGTCGAGACGATGGCCGAGCGGATCCGGGAGGTGTACCGGCGTGTCCGCTGA
- a CDS encoding polysaccharide deacetylase family protein, giving the protein MSEFAVLLSHDVDRVRKTFQAPYYALRDRNPRHVLDLLPGRNPYWQFPTVMGLERDLGVRSAWYVLSERSLRELPFREWLRPASWPRYLGRYDVDDPAIVEVLSRLADGGWEVGLHGSYDSYDDPGLLAAEKREVEAALGRSVTGVRQHYLNLDAPETWRAQRDLGFRYDTSLGSSTEYGFRHGYEPFRPFDDDFVVFPLTAMECALPDPGEDYAAATDAVDDLLAEAEREDAVASFLWHPRYFSRDFPGYARLYRHLVEEALDRGAWVGPPGEYAERITDEESIAGAEAAP; this is encoded by the coding sequence ATGAGCGAGTTCGCGGTGCTGCTGAGCCACGACGTCGACCGCGTGCGCAAGACCTTCCAGGCGCCGTACTACGCGCTCCGCGACCGGAACCCGCGGCACGTCCTCGACCTGCTACCCGGGCGGAACCCGTACTGGCAGTTCCCGACCGTGATGGGCCTGGAACGCGACCTCGGCGTGCGCTCGGCGTGGTACGTGCTCTCCGAGCGCAGCCTGCGGGAGCTCCCGTTCCGGGAGTGGCTCCGGCCCGCGAGCTGGCCGCGGTACCTCGGGCGGTACGACGTCGACGACCCGGCCATCGTCGAGGTGCTGTCGAGGCTCGCCGACGGCGGCTGGGAGGTCGGACTCCACGGCTCCTACGACTCGTACGACGACCCCGGGTTGCTCGCAGCCGAGAAACGCGAGGTCGAGGCCGCGCTCGGCCGTTCGGTGACGGGCGTGCGACAGCACTACCTCAACCTCGACGCGCCCGAGACGTGGCGCGCGCAACGCGACCTGGGGTTCCGGTACGACACCAGTCTCGGGTCGAGCACGGAGTACGGCTTCCGGCACGGTTACGAGCCGTTCCGGCCGTTCGACGACGACTTCGTGGTGTTCCCGCTGACCGCGATGGAGTGTGCCCTCCCCGACCCCGGCGAGGACTACGCGGCGGCCACGGACGCCGTCGACGACCTGCTCGCGGAGGCCGAGCGCGAGGACGCGGTCGCGAGTTTCCTCTGGCACCCGCGGTACTTCTCGCGGGACTTCCCCGGGTACGCTCGGCTCTACCGCCACCTGGTCGAGGAAGCCCTCGACCGGGGGGCGTGGGTCGGGCCGCCCGGCGAGTACGCAGAGCGTATCACCGACGAAGAATCGATAGCCGGCGCCGAGGCGGCGCCGTAG
- a CDS encoding nucleotide sugar dehydrogenase: protein MSEARGSGLYGTAAGDDALGAAFRAGDVPVAVYGLGKMGLPLAAAYADVCGDVVGADVDPEVVAAVNDGDCHVTGEPGLPELVGDLSERGALRATDSPAEAASEASWHVVIVPTPVTEDRDPDLSILDAVVDEIAGELDPGDTVVVECTVPPRTCRERVLPALESGSGLERGEFGLAFCPERTLSGRALEDITGTHPKVVGGVDDESTRVARVVYDQITDNRVIPVGDAATAEAVKVFEGLYRDVNIALANELARFADETGVDVREAIRVANTQPFCDIHDPGPGVGGHCIPYYPYFLIREFETSAPLLQTARDVNDSMPRFTVDQTVNALSKDGTAIGDATVAVLGLTYRPGVDEIRAAPAKGVVSGLSDLGARVLGVDPVLTDWDAFDCERAELADLPEDIDAAVVVTPHDEFDDLDWAAFDPMVVVDGRDTLDLADTDHTVYTLGRGYEGVSAADDDAEERAVRGDGGDEDA, encoded by the coding sequence GTGAGCGAAGCGCGCGGCTCGGGACTGTACGGAACGGCCGCGGGCGACGACGCGCTCGGCGCGGCGTTCCGCGCGGGCGACGTGCCGGTCGCGGTGTACGGCCTCGGGAAGATGGGGTTGCCGCTCGCCGCGGCGTACGCGGACGTCTGCGGGGACGTCGTCGGCGCGGACGTCGACCCCGAGGTGGTCGCGGCGGTGAACGACGGCGACTGCCACGTCACTGGCGAACCGGGGCTACCGGAACTCGTTGGGGACCTCTCGGAACGCGGCGCGCTCCGCGCCACGGACTCGCCCGCGGAAGCGGCGAGCGAGGCGTCCTGGCACGTCGTCATCGTGCCGACGCCAGTGACCGAGGACCGCGACCCCGACCTCTCCATCCTCGACGCCGTCGTCGACGAGATCGCGGGCGAACTCGACCCCGGTGACACGGTAGTCGTGGAGTGTACGGTGCCGCCGCGGACCTGCCGCGAGCGCGTGCTGCCCGCTCTCGAATCCGGGAGCGGTCTGGAACGGGGCGAGTTCGGCCTCGCGTTCTGTCCGGAGCGCACGCTCTCCGGGCGCGCCCTCGAGGACATCACGGGCACCCACCCGAAGGTCGTCGGCGGCGTCGACGACGAGAGCACCCGGGTCGCTCGCGTGGTCTACGACCAGATTACGGACAACCGCGTGATTCCGGTCGGGGACGCCGCGACGGCGGAGGCCGTGAAGGTGTTCGAGGGTCTCTACCGGGACGTCAACATCGCGCTGGCGAACGAACTCGCGCGCTTCGCCGACGAGACGGGCGTGGACGTCCGGGAGGCAATCCGCGTGGCGAACACCCAGCCGTTCTGTGACATCCACGACCCCGGCCCGGGCGTCGGCGGTCACTGCATCCCGTACTACCCGTACTTCCTCATCCGAGAGTTCGAGACGAGCGCACCGCTGCTCCAGACCGCCCGGGACGTGAACGACTCGATGCCGCGGTTCACGGTCGACCAGACCGTCAACGCGCTCTCGAAGGACGGGACCGCCATCGGGGACGCGACGGTCGCGGTGCTCGGCCTGACCTACCGCCCAGGGGTCGACGAGATCCGGGCGGCGCCCGCGAAGGGCGTGGTGTCCGGGCTCAGCGACCTCGGCGCGCGCGTGCTCGGCGTCGACCCCGTGCTCACCGACTGGGACGCCTTCGACTGCGAGCGCGCCGAGCTCGCAGACCTTCCCGAGGACATCGACGCGGCGGTCGTCGTCACACCCCACGACGAGTTCGACGACCTCGACTGGGCGGCGTTCGACCCGATGGTGGTCGTGGACGGCCGGGACACCCTCGACCTCGCCGACACGGACCACACCGTCTACACGCTCGGTCGCGGGTACGAGGGAGTGAGCGCCGCGGACGACGACGCCGAGGAACGCGCCGTGCGCGGCGACGGAGGCGACGAGGATGCGTGA
- a CDS encoding GNAT family N-acetyltransferase, with protein MRVEQLSREEYSDALPSSGFEVFHTPDALGALDRHTDAELRLYGGFKGDRPVALWPTFVNERPVGTTITSPPPGMGVPRLGPLTMPASPKRRKQEKVNREFTSEVLSDLGADGRGTAFRAICGANYPDPRPFVWDEFSVTPGFTYVLDLEDADTEEVKRSFSKSLRREIRDAEDLDVAVTVEGVDGAREVYETTRERYEEQDRTLSPEWPYVEDLVESLDDRARVYVARDDDGEFLGGITALYSNDHAYFWQGGTRAVHDGVSVNGLLHWHIVSDLVTESPNGATGYDLMGANTERLCQYKAKFGADLQPYWTVETDGAGMGALKTAYRMVNR; from the coding sequence ATGCGAGTGGAACAACTGTCACGGGAGGAGTACAGCGACGCGCTACCGAGCAGCGGGTTCGAGGTGTTCCACACCCCCGACGCGCTGGGTGCGCTGGACAGACACACTGACGCGGAGCTGCGGTTGTACGGCGGCTTCAAGGGCGACCGACCGGTCGCGCTGTGGCCGACGTTCGTGAACGAACGGCCGGTCGGCACGACCATCACGTCCCCGCCACCGGGGATGGGCGTGCCGCGACTCGGGCCGCTGACGATGCCCGCGAGCCCGAAGCGACGGAAGCAGGAGAAGGTCAACCGGGAGTTCACGAGCGAGGTGCTCTCGGACCTCGGTGCGGACGGACGGGGCACCGCGTTCCGCGCCATCTGCGGCGCGAACTACCCCGATCCGCGGCCGTTCGTCTGGGACGAGTTCTCGGTCACGCCCGGGTTCACGTACGTCCTCGACCTCGAGGACGCGGACACCGAGGAGGTCAAGCGGTCGTTCTCGAAGAGCCTGCGGCGCGAGATCAGGGACGCCGAGGACCTCGACGTCGCGGTGACAGTCGAGGGCGTCGACGGCGCACGCGAGGTGTACGAGACGACCCGGGAGCGCTACGAAGAACAGGACCGGACGCTCTCCCCGGAGTGGCCGTACGTCGAGGACCTCGTAGAGTCCCTCGACGACCGCGCGCGAGTGTACGTCGCCAGAGACGACGACGGCGAGTTCCTCGGCGGCATCACCGCGCTGTACTCGAACGACCACGCCTACTTCTGGCAGGGCGGCACCCGTGCCGTCCACGACGGCGTGAGCGTCAACGGCCTCCTGCACTGGCACATCGTCTCGGACCTCGTCACCGAGTCGCCGAACGGCGCGACCGGATACGACCTGATGGGCGCGAACACCGAGCGCCTCTGCCAGTACAAGGCGAAGTTCGGCGCGGACCTCCAGCCGTACTGGACCGTGGAGACGGATGGCGCGGGGATGGGCGCGCTGAAGACCGCCTACCGGATGGTGAACCGATGA
- a CDS encoding DUF354 domain-containing protein, whose translation MRVLVDVTHPAHVHLFRNAIVELCADGHDVHVTSREKDLTTDLLDLYGIPHTPISAREGGTLGLVREWTVRELRTARVARAFDPDVVLSHLNPSAAHAAWLTGASAVVFHDDYEQTHKVARVTTPFVSAMATPSRIECDLDERHVRYDGYHELAYLHPERFDPNPARLRAQGVDPDDEYYVLRFVSWEAHHDIGEHGLDREAKRELVEYLDDRGTVYITTEGDLPEEFAAHQLPCDPTAIHDLLAFANLYVGDSQTMATEAAVLGTPAVRSNSFVGDGDMSNFVELEDYYGLLVNAAGPDEALSAVRDLVSDPETPIRWERRRERLLEEKIDVTDLMLDLVYEHGGETRSPDRREVTA comes from the coding sequence ATGAGAGTACTCGTCGACGTCACGCATCCGGCCCACGTCCACCTCTTCCGGAACGCCATCGTCGAACTCTGCGCGGACGGCCACGACGTCCACGTCACGTCCCGCGAGAAGGACCTCACGACCGACCTGCTCGACCTGTACGGTATCCCCCACACGCCCATCTCGGCGCGGGAGGGCGGAACGCTGGGGCTGGTGCGGGAGTGGACCGTCAGGGAACTCCGGACGGCCCGGGTGGCTCGGGCGTTCGACCCCGACGTCGTGCTCAGCCACCTCAACCCGTCCGCTGCGCACGCCGCGTGGCTCACCGGTGCGAGCGCCGTCGTCTTCCACGACGACTACGAGCAGACACACAAGGTGGCGCGCGTCACGACCCCGTTCGTCTCCGCGATGGCGACGCCGTCGCGCATCGAGTGCGACCTCGACGAGCGCCACGTGCGCTACGACGGCTACCACGAACTTGCGTACCTCCACCCGGAGCGCTTCGACCCGAATCCGGCGCGCCTCCGCGCCCAGGGCGTCGACCCCGACGACGAGTACTACGTGCTGCGATTCGTCTCCTGGGAGGCCCACCACGACATCGGCGAGCACGGCCTCGACCGCGAGGCCAAGCGCGAACTCGTGGAGTATCTGGACGACCGCGGCACCGTCTACATCACGACCGAGGGCGACCTCCCGGAGGAGTTCGCGGCCCACCAGTTGCCCTGCGACCCGACCGCGATACACGACCTGCTGGCGTTCGCGAACCTCTACGTCGGGGACTCCCAGACGATGGCGACCGAAGCCGCGGTCCTCGGGACGCCCGCGGTGCGTTCAAACTCCTTCGTCGGCGACGGCGACATGAGCAACTTCGTCGAACTGGAGGACTACTACGGGCTGCTGGTCAACGCCGCCGGCCCCGACGAGGCGCTCTCGGCAGTCCGCGACCTCGTGTCTGACCCGGAGACGCCCATCCGCTGGGAGCGCCGCCGAGAGCGCCTCCTCGAGGAGAAGATCGACGTGACCGACCTGATGCTGGATCTCGTCTACGAGCACGGCGGCGAGACGCGCTCGCCGGACCGCCGTGAGGTGACGGCATGA
- a CDS encoding formate/nitrite transporter family protein: MTTDGGEGADDSESTSGRDSPESTPPDEDQTQSTEPYEDRAEKSYREILAQELERGVLELNRPRAGIFLSGLSAGLDIGFGPLLMAAILATPTTGLSPVLLDLITSSAYAVGFIFVVVGQSDLFTEHTTLAIIPVLDGSASWSELLRVWGLIYSSNLIGATAFAALAVLLGPAYDVVTADAFTTLATPLLEFSWWATLLAATLAGWLMGLLTWLVSASRSTISALVSVWLVALVIGYMHLPHSIAGTVEVLFGLFGGRGVSVLDFGRFLLLSTVGNIVGGTVFVGLLKYGHATQGGREQGGDTDNPETQS, translated from the coding sequence ATGACAACTGACGGCGGGGAGGGCGCCGACGACAGTGAGTCGACGTCGGGCCGCGACAGCCCGGAATCAACACCCCCGGACGAAGACCAGACACAGTCGACCGAACCCTACGAGGACCGGGCCGAGAAGTCCTACCGAGAGATTCTGGCCCAGGAACTCGAGCGCGGTGTTCTGGAACTCAACAGGCCGCGAGCCGGCATCTTCCTCTCGGGCCTGTCGGCGGGCCTCGACATCGGCTTCGGCCCGCTGCTGATGGCGGCGATACTCGCCACGCCGACGACTGGCCTGTCCCCCGTCCTGCTCGACCTCATCACGTCGAGCGCGTACGCCGTGGGCTTTATCTTCGTGGTCGTCGGCCAGTCGGACCTGTTCACCGAACACACGACGCTGGCCATCATCCCCGTCCTCGACGGAAGTGCGTCGTGGAGCGAACTGCTCCGCGTCTGGGGGTTGATCTACAGTTCGAACCTGATCGGTGCCACCGCGTTCGCCGCACTCGCCGTGCTCCTGGGACCGGCGTACGACGTCGTCACCGCGGACGCGTTCACCACGCTCGCGACCCCGCTCCTCGAGTTCTCGTGGTGGGCGACGCTGCTGGCCGCGACGTTAGCGGGGTGGCTGATGGGGCTGCTGACGTGGCTCGTGAGCGCGTCTCGGAGCACCATCAGTGCGCTCGTCTCGGTCTGGCTGGTGGCGCTCGTCATCGGCTACATGCACCTCCCGCACTCCATCGCCGGCACCGTCGAGGTGCTGTTCGGCCTCTTCGGCGGCCGGGGCGTCTCCGTCCTGGATTTCGGCCGGTTCCTCCTGCTCTCGACCGTTGGGAACATCGTCGGTGGAACGGTGTTCGTCGGCCTGCTGAAGTACGGCCACGCGACCCAGGGCGGCCGAGAACAGGGCGGCGACACTGACAATCCGGAGACACAGTCGTGA
- a CDS encoding SDR family oxidoreductase: MRVLVAGSHGQVGQHVTRFLAERGHDARGMVRDEDQTEDIEALGGDPVVADLTADVSHAIEGSEAVVFAAGSGGEDVWGVDRDGAVRLVEAAEEEGVERFVMLSSMGADAPEDGPEPLREYLRAKADADERLRESDLTYTIVRPGELTNEDGTGRVHVGEHLDARDGDIPREDVARVLVTALEMESTHGRTFEVLSGDEPVESALDRPFGE; the protein is encoded by the coding sequence ATGCGAGTGCTCGTAGCAGGGTCTCACGGACAGGTCGGACAGCACGTCACGCGCTTCCTCGCGGAGCGCGGCCACGACGCCCGGGGCATGGTCCGCGACGAGGACCAGACCGAGGACATCGAGGCGCTGGGCGGCGACCCGGTCGTCGCGGACCTGACGGCGGACGTCTCGCACGCGATCGAAGGGAGTGAGGCTGTCGTGTTCGCCGCCGGGTCGGGCGGCGAGGACGTCTGGGGCGTCGACCGCGACGGTGCCGTCCGCCTCGTCGAGGCCGCCGAAGAGGAGGGCGTCGAGCGGTTCGTGATGTTGAGTTCCATGGGCGCCGACGCGCCCGAAGACGGTCCGGAACCGCTCCGGGAGTACCTGCGTGCGAAGGCCGACGCCGACGAGCGACTGCGCGAGAGTGACCTCACGTACACCATCGTGCGACCGGGAGAACTCACGAACGAGGACGGCACGGGCCGAGTGCACGTGGGCGAGCACCTCGACGCGCGCGACGGCGACATTCCCCGCGAGGACGTGGCGAGAGTGCTCGTCACCGCACTCGAGATGGAGAGCACGCACGGCCGCACGTTCGAGGTGTTGTCCGGTGACGAACCTGTGGAGTCGGCCCTGGATCGCCCGTTCGGGGAGTGA
- a CDS encoding flippase, whose protein sequence is MSLSDRVSRGLRAELAGQAVSMGAKAGLMVLLARYLLTPAEWGLLQFALPIVGVLAVFGTLGLPKSAARYVTEYAERDPGQIPHVVGQTLRYLVALVAVVGGALAVGADALANWLNTPAVAPFLLVGVGYVAFRSFSNLTGLLFQGFNRVDYKAVVTVTTAVVQLLAAVGLVLAGYGALGAFVGYVAGFAVAAVVGLVILRRRVLANIEAADEVDADLTRRLLEYSVPLTATRGANVLDKKVDAILVGVLLNVTAVGYYALAKQVADFVSMPATAFGFTISPAIGEQSAGRRDDRAASIYQESLRHLLLLYVPACSGIVLVAEPMVRYVFGSAYLPAVPVVQVFAGYVLLDAVNQMTSDTLDYLGRARSRAVVKSVMAVSNFVLTLALVPVLGVLGAAVATIVTYATYTVANVRVIHDELGLDGVRLCTDLAVACLVSVGMAVVVLVSLPLVSGVLTLFAVVGVGFGAWAVLGTASGLLDVRRVVGVLR, encoded by the coding sequence TTGAGTCTCTCGGACCGCGTCAGCCGCGGCCTGCGGGCGGAGCTCGCGGGACAGGCCGTCTCGATGGGCGCGAAGGCCGGCCTGATGGTGTTGCTCGCGCGCTACCTGCTCACGCCCGCCGAATGGGGGTTGCTCCAGTTCGCGCTCCCCATCGTCGGCGTCCTCGCCGTCTTCGGAACGCTCGGCCTCCCGAAGTCCGCCGCCCGCTACGTCACCGAGTACGCCGAACGCGACCCAGGACAGATCCCCCACGTCGTCGGGCAGACGCTCCGCTACCTGGTCGCGCTCGTGGCCGTGGTCGGGGGCGCGCTCGCGGTCGGCGCCGACGCGCTGGCGAACTGGCTGAACACGCCCGCGGTCGCCCCGTTCCTGCTCGTCGGCGTCGGATACGTCGCGTTCCGGTCGTTCTCGAACCTGACCGGTCTGCTGTTCCAGGGGTTCAACCGGGTCGACTACAAGGCCGTCGTCACCGTCACCACCGCCGTCGTACAGCTCCTCGCGGCGGTCGGTCTCGTTCTCGCGGGCTACGGCGCGCTCGGCGCGTTCGTCGGCTACGTCGCCGGGTTCGCGGTCGCCGCTGTCGTCGGACTCGTGATACTCCGGCGGCGCGTGCTCGCCAACATCGAGGCGGCCGACGAGGTGGACGCGGACCTCACGCGGCGCCTCCTCGAGTACAGCGTTCCGCTGACGGCGACCCGGGGCGCGAACGTCCTCGACAAGAAGGTCGACGCCATCCTCGTCGGCGTCCTTCTCAACGTCACCGCGGTCGGCTACTACGCGCTCGCCAAGCAGGTCGCGGACTTCGTGTCGATGCCCGCGACGGCGTTCGGGTTCACCATCAGCCCCGCCATCGGCGAGCAGTCCGCCGGCCGCCGCGACGACCGCGCCGCCAGCATCTACCAGGAGAGTCTTCGGCACCTGCTCCTGTTGTACGTACCGGCGTGCTCCGGCATCGTGCTCGTCGCCGAGCCGATGGTCCGGTACGTCTTCGGGAGCGCGTACCTCCCGGCGGTCCCCGTCGTCCAGGTGTTCGCGGGCTACGTGCTCCTCGACGCCGTCAACCAGATGACCAGCGACACGCTCGACTACCTCGGACGGGCGCGCTCGCGGGCCGTCGTGAAGTCGGTGATGGCGGTGTCGAACTTCGTGTTGACGCTCGCGCTCGTCCCGGTGCTAGGCGTGCTCGGCGCCGCCGTCGCCACCATCGTGACGTACGCGACGTACACGGTCGCGAACGTGCGCGTCATCCACGACGAACTCGGCCTCGACGGGGTCCGACTGTGCACGGACCTCGCCGTCGCCTGCCTCGTCTCTGTCGGGATGGCCGTCGTCGTCCTGGTCTCGCTCCCCCTCGTCTCCGGCGTCCTCACGCTGTTCGCCGTCGTCGGCGTCGGCTTCGGCGCGTGGGCGGTGCTCGGCACCGCCTCGGGCCTGCTCGACGTCCGTCGCGTCGTCGGCGTGCTTCGGTGA